Genomic segment of Alphaproteobacteria bacterium:
CAGAACCGTCTCTTAAGCCCCGGCGCAATCGTGTTCGCCGTCACAATGGTCGCCCTGTTTTGGCTACAGGCATCGCCCGCGCAGGCACGCTATGCCGCCATTGTTATCGATGCGGATAACGGTCGCGTTCTGCATGCGGTAAACCCGGACACAAAAAAATATCCAGCATCCCTGACAAAAATGATGACACTGTATCTGGTGTTCGAGGCGCTGGAAGCAGGGCGTCTGAAACTTGACACGCCATTGCCTGTGTCGCGTCGCGCGGAAGGCATGACGCCATCGAAGCTGGGCCTGAAACACGGCGAAACGATCTCCGTCGAATCGGTCATATTGGCCCTGGTGACCAAGTCTGCGAATGATGCTGCCGTTGTCGCTGCCGAAAAACTGGGCGGCACGGAAATCAATTTCGCCAAGCTCATGACCGAAAAGGCGCGTGAACTGGGCATGCGGCATACCACATTCCGCAATGCGTCCGGACTGCCGAACCAGGGACAGCTATCCACCGCACGCGACATGGCGAAGCTTGCCAGCAGCCTGATCAAGGATTTCCCGAAATATTACGCGTATTTTTCGCGCGACCAGTACAGCTTCCGGGGACAAAAATACAAGAATCACAACAGTCTGTTGCGTTCTGTCGATGGGACTGACGGGATCAAGACCGGTTATATCCGCGCTTCAGGCTTTAATCTCGCCGCATCGGTTTCCAGGGACAACCATCGCCTTATCGGCATCGTATTCGGCGGAAAAACGGCAAAGTCGCGCGACAAGCATATGGCGGACCTGCTTGAGCGTGAATTTAAGAAACTCGCCCTTCGCGACAAACAGCAGTCGGCTGCCAATCAGTTCGCGGAACTGAGCGAGAAGAAACTCACTCCGGCTGTAGCGCAGAAAACCGTCTCCGCGGCGCCGGCTGCGGCCCAACATCATACGCTCCCCGCACATTCCACCGCATGGGCGCAGGAAGGCACCGAATGGGCGATCCAGGTCGGCGCGTACGGCGATGTCGCCCCGGCAAGGGCTGCCGCCAATCAGGCGGTGTCGAACATACCGGAACTGACCGACCGCACGCATATCAGCATCGCGCCCTATCGCACCGGCGACCATATCATGTATCGGGCGCGGCTTATCGGTATGAGCGGCGACAGCGCGAAGCAGGCCTGCAAGCGCCTTGAACAACGGCAAATACCGTGTATCGCCATTGCGCCGGACAAGGTGCGACAGGTACAGGCATCCGATAGCG
This window contains:
- a CDS encoding D-alanyl-D-alanine carboxypeptidase family protein, whose protein sequence is MKQNRLLSPGAIVFAVTMVALFWLQASPAQARYAAIVIDADNGRVLHAVNPDTKKYPASLTKMMTLYLVFEALEAGRLKLDTPLPVSRRAEGMTPSKLGLKHGETISVESVILALVTKSANDAAVVAAEKLGGTEINFAKLMTEKARELGMRHTTFRNASGLPNQGQLSTARDMAKLASSLIKDFPKYYAYFSRDQYSFRGQKYKNHNSLLRSVDGTDGIKTGYIRASGFNLAASVSRDNHRLIGIVFGGKTAKSRDKHMADLLEREFKKLALRDKQQSAANQFAELSEKKLTPAVAQKTVSAAPAAAQHHTLPAHSTAWAQEGTEWAIQVGAYGDVAPARAAANQAVSNIPELTDRTHISIAPYRTGDHIMYRARLIGMSGDSAKQACKRLEQRQIPCIAIAPDKVRQVQASDSDQTATRQP